Below is a window of Tolypothrix bouteillei VB521301 DNA.
CGGCGCTTGCAACGTTGGTATTGCAGCAGTAATTCAGCATTAATTAGCATTCTCCTAGCGTAACAAGAATGAACACATTATGGCATTAAAGCTATGAAGGATGAAGGATAAAGAATGAAGGATAAGATACTAGTGTTTCATACTTTATGCTTCACTAATGAGTACGCTGCATCACCATCGAGAGCAAATCCCAGCTTTATCAAACAAATTCTATTTCAACTACGGCGGTCAAGGACCAATGCCTCAAGCTGCTGTGAATGCTATTACTGAGGCTCAAGCTTACATTCAGCAGGTGGGTCCTTTCGGTACAAAAGTGAATCGCTGGATAGAGGAAGAAACAGAAGCGACTAGAGTCGCGATCGCATCTGAGTTAAATGCACCACCAGAAACTATCACACTGACAGAAGATGTGACAGTTGGTTGCAATATTGCTATGTGGGGTGTTGACTGGCATTCTGGCGACCACCTGTTATTATCTGATTGCGAACACCCTGGTATCATAGCGATCGCAGGGGAAATTAGTCGTAGAGAAGCTGTTGAAGTGACTGTTTGCCCTGTGATGGCAACTTTAAATGGCGGCGATCCCGTCGAGGCGATCGTTCAGCATTTACGCCCAACAACTCGCCTTGTTGTACTCAGTCATGTTCTTTGGAATACCGGTCAAATTTTGCCTCTTGAAAAAATAGCAAAAGTGTGCAACGAGAATAACACCAGAGTGATGATAGATGCCGCTCAATCTGTTGGCTTACTCCCTT
It encodes the following:
- a CDS encoding aminotransferase class V-fold PLP-dependent enzyme; its protein translation is MSTLHHHREQIPALSNKFYFNYGGQGPMPQAAVNAITEAQAYIQQVGPFGTKVNRWIEEETEATRVAIASELNAPPETITLTEDVTVGCNIAMWGVDWHSGDHLLLSDCEHPGIIAIAGEISRREAVEVTVCPVMATLNGGDPVEAIVQHLRPTTRLVVLSHVLWNTGQILPLEKIAKVCNENNTRVMIDAAQSVGLLPLNLTELGADFYAFTGHKWLCGPGGVGGLYVKPEARENHHPTFIGWRGIVANNQAKPVGWYPDGRRYEVATSNYPLYAGLKEAISFHQQWGTPEERFQQICHKSQYLWQRLQGLSEIECLRTSPPESGLVSFRLTHHKPQTSQQLVEFLESLGYLTRRIADPDCVRACVHYFTLESEIDGLVEAIQRWKDPLYT